The Microcaecilia unicolor unplaced genomic scaffold, aMicUni1.1, whole genome shotgun sequence genome has a segment encoding these proteins:
- the LOC115459106 gene encoding ras-related protein Rab-35: MARDYDHLFKLLIIGDSGVGKSSLLLRFADNTFSGSYITTIGVDFKIRTVEINGEKVKLQIWDTAGQERFRTITSTYYRGTHGVIVVYDVTSAESFVNVKRWLHEINQNCDDVCRILVGNKNDDPERKVVETEDAYKFAGQMGIQLFETSAKENINVEEMFNCITELVLRAKKENLAKQQQQQQNDVVKLTKNSKRKKRCC; this comes from the exons GCGTGGGGAAGAGCAGTTTGCTGCTGCGCTTTGCAGACAACACCTTTTCAG GTAGCTACATCACCACGATAGGGGTGGACTTTAAAATACGAACAGTTGAGATTAATGGAGAGAAGGTGAAGCTCCAGATCTGGGATACAGCAGGACAGGAGCGCTTCAGAACTATAACATCTAC ATATTacagaggaacccatggagttATTGTTGTATATGATGTCACCAGTGCAGAATCCTTTGTAAATGTGAAACGATGGTTACATGAAATTAACCAGAACTGTGATGATGTGTGCCGGATATTAG TGGGAAATAAGAATGATGATCCAGAGCGAAAGGTTGTGGAGACAGAAGATGCCTATAAGTTTGCAGGACAGATGGGTATCCAGCTGTTTGAGACCAGTGCCAAAGAAAATATTAATGTTGAAGAG ATGTTTAACTGCATTACTGAGCTAGTCCTACGTGCTAAAAAAGAAAATTTAGcaaagcagcaacagcagcaacaaAATGATGTGGTGAAACTAACGAAAAACAGTAAACGGAAGAAGCGGTGTTGCTAA